A region of the Parasteatoda tepidariorum isolate YZ-2023 chromosome 7, CAS_Ptep_4.0, whole genome shotgun sequence genome:
TACTGTATTAATAGGGTGTTCCGCAAAGACTGCctttaatatagttatttttagaatccttgtcaataatgaagataaaaagtGTACTCATTAGGGATCATTGTAGTAAATATTCAACcgaggaaaaaacaaaaaggcTATCGACAAAGATCACAATTAAGGAAGGCGGGTGTATGAAGCACTCAAACATTTTTGAGTGTGTGAAGAAGCAGAGAAGAGTTTAACGACGATTTTCAGATGTTCTGTACACTCACGTTCATTGATTGTGCTTATCCAGATTTCAAtagcctttttatttattttttcctcgattaaaaataaatttacgatCCCCAATGAGTCTAATTTTTCgctatcatttttgaaaaggattcTACAAATAAGGGTGGTCCTTAAAGAACACCCTGTGTATGATCATGCGAATATCTTATTAATATTCTCCTTATAGTAGGAAACCCACTTCCTATAACAAATTCAAAGCTTAAGAGAAAGGCGTTGTCGTTTGGCTCTCATTATCGGGAAACTAAAagtaagtggaaaaaaaaaaattatgagctaAAAGTGAGATTTAAAAATGTGGTGTACTCTGCATGTGTTAACatcctgttaaaaaaatttgaatttcttgaaaataatctaaaaatcttgacaagaaaaataaatgtgaatcgGAGGtaatattaggaaaaatatatgtttttttttcgtttttctttaagtcattagtcattttttttaagtagtatctccaaaatcaataaattgctataaaaatttggactctttatttcgaaaatgtttttgttttgcatttttttctttttttccttggctgcaaaatagttttttgcgGACCTTAAAAGCATTCCGCGgatatcaaaaaatgaaaaatcaagcaaaacgcaacaattcaaagaaaatattaatgattcgtctgttacagaaaaaaattaaataattcattacatAAAAGTGATCCGTAAGGTGTTACAAAAGCTTTAGAGTTCTCtggaaaattttaagtaactcAAAGATCAAgaaatgctgtaaaaaaaattggaaattactttaaattttgtgaagtCTTTTTCTTTAGCATTTTCCTTTTCCCTGTtgctgcaaaattaatttttccctcGAGCACATTTAATAACCTAGTCGGTATcgaaaagtgaaaaattgaataaaacgtATCAATtcgcaaaaatttattcataacttgcatgaaacagaaaaaaaattctagaagatcgccaaattttaatttttctgaagtgCACCAGAAGCATAAAAGTGTGGTTATGAAGCTAATGTCATTTCCTCATATTATTCAAGatgtaatgtaaaatatatgtaataatttttttttagttattttctaccggaaaaattagatatttcgTAAAATGCAAGTAATTTTTAAGGTAAACAGAAAATACAAATGCTcgtggtcccgcagtggactgatcgttaagacacggttcccagcagatcaccgaagtcaagtatcactgtctccggtcagtgtgctggtgggtgacccactttgatcagtctgcgtagggaccgagggtgtgctgtattggtcctcgttaaactgttctacagtaaagtgctcgacttcgcgtgcaggtcgtcggactaccgaagcagggatgccatcccctctgcagacgatcaaaattgtgatggcatgtcttcggctcatcctcaggaatgtttcccagaccgtcgccaatagcccattgggcagctgtagtgcgacgtaaatgaacaacaacaacaaatgttCGTGAATAAATTCGGCTGATAAGATCtgtgctaaatatttatttattatttttttaacggtaGACACTCAACTTTCACTTCTTCTCCTCGGAAGATGCTGCAAGTGTTGCTCATATAGCGTAACCCAGTGGGCACCTTGTGAACCTACGCCACGGAGACGAGAGACGTTACCCTCGCCACACTGCCGCATATACCCGTTCaaagggtgggccacattcacacatcacagaACAACACACAGAGACAAACATCCGTACCCTgagctggattcgaacccgaaacctttggcttcgcagtcaggtactctgaccgctcggccacctgtgGCTAACAAGGGatactagggaagtgtgactcgccaatttaaaaataaactaatgggatgtatgccttatgaggaataattttagggggcaacattcgctTCGGCCCTTAGAaggtcctatgagagataaaaaataattcaatatatagaaaaatcggtattttattacttcaatgcagactactagttattgtaattatctcatactccaattaattttgtggtactttcacgtactatataatgcatatttattgtcaaaattgatttcgaaaattttatatatctctactttttcagaaaaacctgttagattaatttaaaaaaaaattgccatcaaattttttttaattcttttttttttcaaaaaattttccaataataaatttcatttatatgagagtccaaatgtaagaaaacatttttgaaaaaatcaaagtcttaaaacaagtgtattttccagaaatcaatctttaatatatatacaagaTGTAcctttttaaacagtattttgGCAATACTTGAAAAATACGTTTTGTTCCCTAGCTTATAATGAGACAGaagttatataattatttttaaggtagattctattattgtttttctatatgttgaatttttctatgtattgaattattttttatctctcatagaaccttctatgggccgaaacaaATGTTGCTCCCtaaaatttttcctcataaggcatacatcccactaatttatttcaaaagtggcgagtcacacttccctagtctCCCTTGCAAAAAtgatattatgtaatttttttaaaaaatttttgcacaaaaaaattaGAGGAGCTCGTAAGACGTAAAGTGATTTTAAGGCTTACaagaagcataaaaatttttgaaaaattcactGAATAAAAATCTTTGGTTGCGATGCTAATGTCAATGTAATTCTTCAAGATGTTATGCAATAAATAtgcacatgatttttttttggttattttttaaaatcaaacacgCAGTAAATGAATTAGAGAGAGCAGATGTTTGAATATAGCAATTAAAACCATTGTAAAACCTCTTCTAGCCTTTTGGGTGCGGATGCGGCAGGTCAACTTCCTTGTCTGTACGGCGAATATGCAAAGCTGATAAATCCTAAACAAATCAGGGAGCTTTTAGTAGCCTCCATTAATTTCgtaatagcaaaaatttaacGCCGAAACCCGTTATTTCAACCCGAGCGTGCAAAACATCTGCTGGGGACATTCAGGTTCACGGTCGGTCTTTAGGAATCGTTTCAGCTGAATGATTCAGTTGTAAATAGTCTTGTCGAGCTTGTAGAATAATAGCTGAAATTCAGAAAACTCgtgtaatttaactttaaagaacAGAcacattcttttgaaaaaatagtaaaaaactgTTGTTTAAAATAGGGGTTTttcaacttacatgaggccggggccACAATTTACAACACAAATCAAGTGGCcaggccgcaactttatcaaaattttatataggactctttttatgattgaaagaacattaaaatttaccaagttgtacaaaacaaaagtattgaatcacagattaaaataagaagtggatttttaaaaatacttaattgttactaataatatttcgaaaaatattaaataaataataaaaattcgggctacaataactttaatgtgcacttatgtattaaacaattaatgtgcaacagatatctaattgttaagatgtACAACTTTGAAAAGGTTGGtaataaaacttacatagtatcACACAGaatgttcaatgagaaaattgaggttagtctgctgcaaccaccagagaatagatatttacatttaaaatttacaaatgtatgtgtaaatattttcgtccaaaacgagtggtttcaaaacattaaatcggagaatttcttcgagaaaatttctgatacacacacgCTGAATTATATTCacagaatacaaaaaaaatgaaataaataagagcaacatacacgattatttttgtatttgaataaatactttcttAGATGCAAAACccgggaaataaatttttttgctctattggtatgttaaatttaacagaaaggaagaaattaggtttctattaacgagaaaagtattttaaacccatatagatgtTTTaggaaaattgtccgcaaaaaaatgacaactaatatatttaagttcgtgtgccacaaaaaaaaaggcttcaagggccggatgcggcccccgggccaccagttggaaacccctgctttATAACCTACTATGAAACTTTTGAATACATAGCCGTCAACACAGAAGTTCTAaggcaggggtggcgaacctttctgcaccaacgtgccatttttttcaaaaaattgtttagtgaggtcatagacgtgccgtcaaataattttgactttctgattattgggaaaataataatactaaatactatcaaatcaaaactatttactataaagaaattttttttttttgcagggtCTCAGTTATAAgtgtaattcaacttaaagtaacatcagtgtgaattctgttgttgcagattagatgacaaataatttatattaggttgtaagatgttagtttaagcagaactgttaaatctctttttgctggttatttattgttagcttgttttttatggttactaattttttttggaattaattataaattgttttgttaataatttttaatttttttgtttgtttttgagaattttaatttaattgttaatatgcttTGTAGTGAACTTTGTGATCAGTGGCGTGCCCAGAATAgtgtgtcgcgtgccataaatggcacgcgtgccattggttcgccatccctgttcTAAGGAAGCTTCCAGCCGTGGCACTAATATATATTAGAGAGCTCGCCTTTGAATGAAGTGGTCCATGTTCATTCCCAGCGTTGGCTGGTCGTTTCGAATTTTGATCTCGGTTCGCACCGACTGTAGtacttacataaaatattcttagtggTTAATAGATCATGGGAGGGAATCTCCTTGCCACTGtggaaggttttcctctccctgtaacgcaaatactggttggttccattaaaaagttcgTCATTAAGGCTAGTTTgacccaatgcttgatccaggagttccctagtcttctggattgggttcaaaatgacaaggataCGGAGATGGGTATAGATAggcgtaaactcaaaattgggccggctgttcaacgccagtcataaaataaaataaggagcATGGTGAtaggctcaggggatagagctcttGTCTCCCAATTAGGTGAGCCAAGTCAGAATCTCAGTGGGTGCTTGTAATTCGAAATTTTGCTTCCGGCTAACCTTAATCTCAGTGTTCACATAAAGTTTTCTGaggggtagacggatcatgggttaaaatccctTTACTGTCaagctaaccatgagaggttttcgtagttttcctttCGATGTTTTCTGATTTTCCCCTCCAAATGCGGGTTAGATCGAAATTTTCTCCACAAAATCTAGActatcccaatgcttgatccagtaGTTTCATTGTCTTTcgtgttgggttcaaaattagatcGCCTGTTCAACggcagtttttaaatataattagaaaaatgaaattgtttcaacattttatcatcaattatataaaattttgctgggCCGTATTCCTCTTCGCCCCCCCCCCTCTTCTGCACACCAATGTGTTTAcggttttaattaattatgtattccTTAAAGCAGCAGTTTCCAAAAGATGTTTCACGGAACGCAAGGGTACCGGaagttaaagcattttattttttaaaaccaattattttttaaacctgttAATACATTTATATCTAATTAGGAATTTCTTATCCAATAGGTACTTTGAAGTTTTCTTAATTCAGCAAAAGCTAAACAAATGGattctattctaaaatataacaattctTCAATTCCTTAATAGACTATTTTTTtcgccaaattattaaaattttacgacatgacagaaaaaaactgtttaataaggaaatattcaaaaattactttttgtgaaTTTCAAATTCCGGCAActgaggtataaaatttttataaaaatgtattgaattcaGTTGAATAATTGAGAAaactttccttttttgaaaaaggtttgttgaattaaaataacaataataaacgttaaaatttaattggattTAGAGGAGAAAAGgagaattttggaaataaataaaaaggcttTCGGGAAAAAATTAGagttactttcaatttttgaaattgggACTTGTAATGACTATATTccatgcaaataattttactgaacaTTTAGAGCtaacagataaataaaatatatatatctactATAAACCACTCTGTAATGACTATATTCCATGCAAATAATCACACcagattttcataataataaacttaactttattcaaaactaaaagaaactAGTCATTATTTTACTTAGCATCCAGCTCTTAAACAACCAAAGGAGACCCTCTCCCGACCAAGATAAACATTCATCTACCTCGATTCCTAGCATGCCCCCGAAGGGTTGACACAATGCGCCAAGTGCGCCTGAACGATCGCCAAACAGTTGCCAAGCATTACACCTTTCCCCCTAAGATAATgattatattacaaataattaatcgttaatctgaaaattaaaaaaacaactgtttgcgataaaaaaaaattataatacagaaTGATACATACGATAAACATGATTATGCAATATTTCCAATGAAAACATAATAGGAATTAAACAGATGAGATACTCAAACTACTCATATATAAACTCAGTTATCATTAATTATACACTATAACGCTAGCAATCAACAATTCAATCCTATATAACCTTTTTTTNNNNNNNNNNNNNNNNNNNNNNNNNNNNNNNNNNNNNNNNNNNNNNNNNNNNNNNNNNNNNNNNNNNNNNNNNNNNNNNNNNNNNNNNNNNNNNNNNNNNNNNNNNNNNNNNNNNNNNNNNNNNNNNNNNNNNNNNNNNNNNNNNNNNNNNNNNNNNNNNNNNNNNNNNNNNNNNNNNNNNNNNNNNNNNNNNNNNNNNNNNNNNNNNNNNNNNNNNNNNNNNNNNNNNNNNNNNNNNNNNNNNNNNNNNNNNNNNNNNNNNNNNNNNNNNNNNNNNNNNNNNNNNNNNNNNNNNNNNNNNNNNNNNNNNNNNNNNNNNNNNNNNNNNNNNNNNNNNNNNNNNNNNNNNNNNNNNNNNNNNNNNNNNNNNNNNNNNNNNNNNNNNNNNNNNNNNNNNNNNNNNNNNNNNNNNNNNNNNNNNNNNNNNNNNNNNNNNNNNNNNNNNNNNNNNNNNNNNNNNNNNNNNNNNNNNNNNNNNNNNNNNNNNNNNNNNNNNNNNNATATATATTTACAGAGCTTATCCACAAGTTCCCTGATATTGCTGAGACGACCTAGAGGCTGTAAATAGCACAAGTGCCGCAACGAAGAAAAAGTGGCTAGCAAGCTATTGCTCAGCCTTTCCCTGGTGAATACTTCTgaaccaaaaagaaaaagtaatcacTCATAATAAACTACAGAATTGATGTAATTGTTGATAACATTAGTTTGCCAgatatttgataattgaaaacaaGTAACTGTACTAGCTCACTTTTTCATGTTTGATCACAGAACTGTTATTTTCCCctacatgttattttttcgcaatttacACTTGTTAATGATTTAATAAGCAGATTGCTATTACTTATTAGAAGATTaagcagaattaaataaattctgatttcaaGTTTATATGACAATTTATTTCAAGGTTATGAGCATTTTTATGCAGCTGTATATGGTTCACAACTTCGAAAATTAGCGAATTTtggaaatcttaaatttttcagaaataagtcAGTATTGtttcttatgcaattttaatggtgaattaaataaaaatcaattgcaaatagaaacatttatttcttgaaagtaagtgcatttttttttaatttcatcatatatgggatatgtttttatatttaaacaaatgtttatagCAACtaacaattagttttattctgttCGGCattataagttatataaaatatattttactcaacttcttttaaaagtattatttaaaatcgtaTTCTCTTAAACATTTTCCCCACATAAAATTGGTTAAAACTTCTAAACAAATGCTCCTTATCAGCTTGTGTTTAGTTTTATTCGATTGAGTGtagaaaatgcattaaattggttaaaaactttaaaattttaatttattaaacgattgttgattcttgattacattgattaaaaaaatattaaaattattattttttaggaaactcTGATGTGATTGGCAATAACGGAAGTCCTTTTCAGAATCAacgtcaaaaatttataaaaaatgctattagtTCATGAAGTCTgacaaaaagcttaaaaatatggCCTAGGTTTATTGAGTTGAAAGATTTGtacgaaaaaaaggaaagaaaatctaattatcAAACTTACAAGTACCATAATGATACCAGAtgtataggaaaataaaaagtgttaaaatatcataataagattgaaattatatatttgaatttctataAAGGTTGTTAATGGTAGTACATTCttcagtgtattttattttgtggctGTTTAACCTGGTCACAGTTTTAAACGATTTTAGCTATGAGGATTGAATAGAAATGACAGAAGTGGAATGccatttatctgaaaaaaaaaaataaattcgcatctggttaatttaaatcatgaaaaaataatttctaatattttaaagtttgccACTATTTTATAAGtctaaattgagcacacaagcctgcaaatgtatgtaaatcCAATAAACcaaccataaaaattttatctgcttcaaaaaaatgtgaaaatggtTATTAAGGTCAGCATGTTTCacgcactcaaaaatatttacccaTTCTCAAGATTCGTCAGACGTTCACATTTCTGCAGAAGCAACCAATCGCAAAAAACTTAAATGGAGCATTCTCAATGCATGTAGTTTGTAAATGCGATTTCTGCAAGTGCGAGCAACTCGTCATACATGCAATGGacaactagaaatttttttatttcgtgacGTAGCTAAGTTAATCGTTTACCGATCTTAAAACCAAAACGTTaatattttcctcataaaaGTCACTTTTTTTTGCTCAGAATGTAAAAACTGGTTCTAAAGTGTGCGAAGAGATTTTCTCTTCCTCATAAATGTACAAAGCAAAGCTCGATTTGTAAGAGAAACAGTTGAACCTCATTCCTTGCTTCGAAGATAGTCGTACTGATGAGGCAAGCATTAACatcaaactaaaatagtttAGCTGTTCCGCCCCGTTCGCGTTGTGAATTTCTAAACATTCGTATATGCATCAGGGACATTAAGTTACCATATGATCGGATCTTAAAGGGTCTCTTACTGCATGAAACTCGCACAACTACAATCCCCGTCGACTGAGTATGTGAAGCAgattggtaaaaaatattgtcctgaaaaagaaaaactcactAATCAGGTTCTCCTTTTCTTTCGACGGTTAATCGGATGTGCAAGAAATTTGTACAGTGAGAACTGTCCCTAAGGTTTctgttatgatttatttattcctttacaTAAAGCAGacttaatggaaaaataagaaaacagagCTAAGTTCAATTTAAACCCCTCTTTCCACACACCCTAGAGTTTTTTCACTCTTCGTCTTCAGAGACTGTTCTCACTACCTCAAATTTCCGTCGCACTCCTGAGAGTaagaaaaaactgcattttatgGGTCATTCCTTCAGCATCTGATTTCTCTAATGTCGCACGCGCGAATCGCATAATGGAAGATTGCACCAAGGATTGCTTTAATGCACGTGAAAAAAGTATATCATATCAACGCATGTGTGAATTTAATGCAGCAAGAACAAAAAACTTATTGCGCAATGTTAAGGAAAAAGAGTCTTGATATACACAGAAATAGTCAAGAGGAAGCATTTCTctgttaaataaacaaaacaatccAAAGCACGCGGTTCAAccattatttactattttgatTAGTTGTAAAAGTATGTAAAAGAATGGATACTTGCCATTATAACAGTTTATTGTCTAAAAGCTTATTTATTGACAGCAAGAATGATTCTAATGAGGATTCAACTACCGATGAAGAAATTGATGTAGGTGAGGAAGATCCTGTTCCGACTGAAAGAGAATATGCTGTCGAAAGTGAAGAAGAGGAAGAAGACAGTGAAGATGACGACGACGATGATGAAGAAGACAGTTCTGATAGTAATAAATTCATTAGGAAACGTATAGTACCTATGGTTCCAGCACGATCTCGTCAGAATGGAAGAACAACTAAAACTGTCAAAAAGGTTCGTGAGTTGTAGCAAAAGTGAATTATTGTATTAGAAGCATTTCTTAAGTATGACGTAGTGACTTTTAGTGTTCTAAAGCATTTATATTTGCTGTAAATTCACACTACGCTATAGGCTTCCAATATTAATTTCCCATTATTATTTCAGTGGTAAGATTTGCGAATgcaaaatgaattgaaataccCCCCCCCCCTCATTCTTAAAGAATgtgtggtgtaactaccactatacatgttaaataccaattctctagtatataagacatgttaactcgattccaCCAGAGGTACGTTTTGAtaaatgaaggttgacatagtctataaATAATTACCCCATTGGTGACCTCCTGGCTCGATAAGAATTTGTCAGTATTGATGGATGATCcaaattaaacagttgattagcttaaaaatatactgctcaaataaaaagaaattcaggtgaagtaaataaagtctaccggtcaataaacaaaaaatgaagaaagaaaaaataatgagcgaaatgctttaaaaaaaatgaacaaaatcaaaagaagaaaaaaatgagagaaatgcTATAagcaaaaaaggaagaaaaaatataatgagcaaaattgatgtaaaaataaataaatagcatgaatcaactaatactaatccgttcatcgaattcgcagataaaattctgaaaggggagtaatgtggtgtaactaccactataaatgttaaataccAATTCCCTAGtacataagacatgttaactcgattccaccagaggtaccttttgatagatgaaggctATAATAATTCCCCTCAAatgcttagtttaaaaatttcattccaaaATGTGCCCATTATCAATAAAGagaaaatgtacaaaatagATGCCTTTCATTTGTACACATGTAGTGACAGAAACACTATTAAGCTGGCTCCCAAATTTTTGAGGGAGgctaaattaaaatgtacacactaattctctaaatttcatacataaaaatcttatttgtcAATTTGCTAATCATAtgcaaaacaattaatttctctcttgattttatatttcttgagtttaaattgaagataattattgaaaattttatttatttgtctgaaatattgaaAGAGACATTAagagatttctaattattaaggGGTACATGTTGTACTTGTCATCTGTCTGCTGAACGACGCCTATGACATTCtaagttttttaagaaagaaacgAATCTTGATTAATCGATATTAGAAACTTGCGAACAATGCTTCTAGACAATAtacttatttcttgaaaaatttatagtaacCTCCAGCTAAACAATGTATGCACGTAATTCCATATTGGTACTTGCTGGGGTCAGTTGTCAAGTGCAActctttaattcttaaattaaaatatatggttttaaaagattaaacttaatattaaatatgtaatacatACTTTTATGCTCCTATATGCCAGATTTTTAGCAAGATTCATGATGAGCTGtgatcattttttaacaaaacattgtgcactattttttcatatttagtaGTAGTGATGCAGGACCATTTTTAAATGGCTATACGCAAAGACTACAAAATACAGTGTTAGAGGCCAACATTAACATAATGCTTAAATTATGAAGACACAGGAAGTATTTAGattctgtttgaaaataatatgaatgagtgtttcaaatgttaatttatctgataataaaaatctggtaataaaaataattgtgaataaatatgcattttagattttaaagcaaataataataaatttaaaggcatacaagaaaaagtaatttaattttatgtgtatCCGAATAGTTAACTttcactattattaaaaaaataagaaaacaaagttTGTTACGTATCAGATAAATGTGTTTgtcattgaaattttgaaattataatttttatttatttatcgtattgatttttgtagttttcttttattctgttttattttatttgcacaaataagcgattacattttaatgtaaatgctAAACCCTTTGCATAGGCAGAACTTTAACTATGAATTGATTACATTCTAATACTTTtaagaaacactgtaaattgaTCAGTAACTTGCTGTTATAGAATATggctgaataaattttctgccatttttttctaatattttactaatatgtAAGATTGATCAAGGGCTAATTTGAAAGGCTTTGTTGGTTAGTTttgtaataaatcattaaaatagtcTCTATGTTGCAATGAATTAATTCTTccaacaacaagaaaaaaaaaacattaaatagctgataaaaaaaagttgaaattcttGATAATGCCTGAAAATTCTTTCCATAGGAAAATTATTacatcattttgatattttatttcttgtttttaatctattctgatttttaaaagccatctttcttcatttttagaaaagaaatcatAACAATATGGAGCGAGTGCGACGTGAGAAGGTTTCAATGTGCTATGCTGTTTTAAGAAGTGCTATTGGTGTTAAAGATGTATATTGacttttgtatcattttaaaaattttcttatgatttttgttacaattttttctaattaattctatcttttaatttatatgtattttgagAAACATGTAATAGATATTGGGCTCTAATTGAGTGTCAAATTCAGCAAAAACTGTAGAGGAGGTGCAAAAAATAAGTTGTAAAGCATCTTCTGAGAAATATAATTCTCCTGCttggaaacaaaaaatcttCTGCCAGTAGATTTTTGCTGGCTAAATTATAacctcattttataaatatatatacatttttagaaataataaagaaaaaatgttactGGTTCTTTGGACCAATAACCATCATTTGTATTGGTTCACCAACAATATCACTGAAGTGGCTCCCCAGACATTACAACATTCTCGGAGATGAGAGAGCCAATCGCTTGGCGAAAAGCCGCTTTCGCTCTCTACTACAATCAGATCTTCTCCACCACTGTGAGGACGATTGACTAATATATCAAGAATGTGTAAGATGTTGATGTTGTAGGAAAGATTTGGTCCAGCCTCCTTCGTAATCTTTTACCCATGGACCT
Encoded here:
- the LOC107443325 gene encoding guanine nucleotide-binding protein-like 3 homolog; the protein is MDTCHYNSLLSKSLFIDSKNDSNEDSTTDEEIDVGEEDPVPTEREYAVESEEEEEDSEDDDDDDEEDSSDSNKFIRKRIVPMVPARSRQNGRTTKTVKKKRNHNNMERVRREKVSMCYAVLRSAIGVKDVSRNKSLEVATDLINKYNARLREVDQRIEDYENKIKNMMVGDAGMMPTQNNGNKYARR